A region of Streptomyces halobius DNA encodes the following proteins:
- a CDS encoding MCE family protein, with product MKVGRATETAVPLVKFLLFAVATVVATALLAATIVNISFTPQHTYRAVFSDVTSLEEGDDIRVAGVRVGEVEGIRIKDRTRAEVTFTVTQDRPLFTSTGAVIRYRSLVGQRYIALTEGAGGSTPLRPGGRIPLSRTQPALDLNALLAGFKPLFAALSPKDVNQLAAEIIKTLQGEGGTVNSLLAHTASLTTTLADRDKLIGSVIDNLNEVLTTLDKRGARFSSLLKQLQRLVSGLSADRKPIGDSLVNIGRLTEAASGLIEEARPPLRDDIKELGELTGTLNDNEKTVEGVLKRLPNKLNKLTRTASYGSWFNFYLCDFDGRVVLPKTKEVLTPELHVARARCGG from the coding sequence ATGAAGGTGGGACGAGCCACGGAAACCGCGGTGCCTTTGGTGAAGTTCCTGCTGTTCGCGGTGGCGACGGTGGTGGCGACGGCGCTGCTCGCGGCCACCATCGTCAATATCTCCTTCACCCCGCAGCACACCTACCGCGCGGTGTTCAGCGATGTCACCAGCCTGGAGGAGGGCGACGACATCAGGGTCGCCGGGGTGCGGGTCGGCGAGGTCGAGGGCATCCGGATCAAGGACCGGACCCGAGCCGAGGTCACCTTCACCGTCACCCAGGACCGGCCGCTGTTCACCAGCACCGGCGCCGTCATCCGCTACCGGAGCCTGGTCGGGCAGCGCTACATCGCGCTGACCGAGGGCGCGGGCGGCAGCACACCGCTGCGGCCCGGGGGCCGGATCCCGCTGTCCCGGACCCAGCCCGCGCTCGATCTGAACGCGCTGCTCGCCGGGTTCAAGCCGCTGTTCGCCGCGCTGAGCCCCAAGGACGTGAACCAGCTCGCCGCCGAGATCATCAAGACCCTGCAGGGCGAGGGCGGCACGGTCAACAGCCTCCTGGCCCACACGGCGTCGCTCACCACCACCCTGGCCGACCGCGACAAGCTCATCGGCTCCGTGATCGACAACCTCAACGAGGTGCTCACGACCCTGGACAAGCGCGGCGCCCGCTTCTCCTCGCTGCTCAAGCAGTTGCAGCGGCTTGTCTCCGGACTGTCCGCGGACCGTAAGCCGATCGGCGACTCGCTGGTGAACATCGGGCGCCTGACCGAGGCCGCCTCGGGCCTGATCGAGGAGGCACGGCCCCCGCTGCGGGACGACATCAAGGAGCTGGGCGAGCTCACCGGAACGCTGAACGACAACGAGAAGACCGTGGAGGGCGTGCTGAAGCGGCTGCCGAACAAGCTCAACAAGTTGACCCGGACCGCGTCCTACGGCTCCTGGTTCAACTTCTACCTCTGTGACTTCGACGGCCGGGTCGTGCTGCCGAAGACCAAGGAGGTGCTCACTCCCGAGCTGCATGTGGCACGGGCGAGGTGTGGCGGATGA
- a CDS encoding MCE family protein, which yields MRIPISPASRGAKLRLYGIVFIAVIALLLSLSVAVYQQVFTSVVRITLQADTLGNQLEPRADVKLRGLLVGEVREVRADGEKATLGIALKPEHIARIPSDVHARLLPKTLFGEKYVELVEPRKPSGRHIRAGDVVTQDRTTVGIEVQQLMNDLLPLLRTVRPADLNATLSAFATALDGRGDRIGANLTRVERYLRRLNPHLPSLKEDIARFADVAEVYADAAPDLMRILRNSVTTSRTLVEKQDQLAAALTATATAAGTGEEFLDDNGERLITLGRVSRPTLALFARYAPEYPCLLEGLVRQDKASEETYRGGKMRITLEFVHPQPAYEPGEEPRYADRSGPNCRGLPHPRVPAGDDQLNDGTKPNKVGGRSGAATMSSTEAEQRAVGSLVAPVMGVPADQVPPVATLLFGPMARGTAVSVA from the coding sequence ATGAGGATTCCGATCTCTCCTGCTTCGCGCGGCGCCAAGCTGCGGCTGTACGGCATCGTGTTCATCGCGGTCATCGCGCTGCTGCTCTCCCTTTCCGTCGCCGTGTACCAGCAGGTGTTCACCTCCGTCGTACGGATCACGCTGCAGGCCGACACCCTGGGCAACCAGCTGGAGCCGCGGGCCGACGTCAAGCTGCGCGGCCTCCTGGTCGGCGAGGTCCGCGAGGTGCGGGCCGACGGTGAGAAGGCGACCCTCGGCATCGCCCTGAAGCCGGAGCACATCGCCCGGATCCCGTCCGATGTCCACGCGCGGCTGCTGCCCAAGACGCTGTTCGGCGAGAAGTACGTCGAGCTGGTGGAGCCCCGTAAGCCGTCGGGCCGGCACATCCGCGCGGGTGACGTCGTCACGCAGGACCGCACCACGGTCGGCATCGAGGTGCAGCAGCTGATGAACGATCTGCTGCCGCTCCTTCGCACCGTGCGGCCCGCCGATCTCAACGCGACGCTCTCCGCGTTCGCCACCGCGCTCGACGGACGCGGCGACCGGATCGGCGCCAACCTCACCCGCGTCGAGCGCTATCTGCGTCGCCTCAACCCGCATCTGCCGTCTCTGAAGGAGGACATCGCGCGCTTCGCCGACGTCGCCGAGGTGTACGCCGACGCGGCGCCCGACCTGATGAGGATCCTGCGGAACTCCGTCACCACCAGCCGCACCCTCGTGGAGAAGCAGGACCAACTGGCCGCCGCCCTCACCGCGACCGCCACCGCGGCCGGCACCGGCGAGGAGTTCCTCGACGACAACGGCGAGCGCCTGATCACTCTCGGCCGGGTCTCCCGCCCGACGCTGGCGCTGTTCGCCCGCTATGCGCCCGAGTATCCCTGCCTGCTTGAGGGCCTGGTGCGGCAGGACAAGGCGTCCGAAGAGACCTATCGAGGCGGAAAGATGCGTATCACCCTCGAATTCGTCCACCCGCAGCCCGCGTACGAGCCCGGCGAGGAACCGCGCTACGCGGACCGCTCGGGCCCCAACTGCCGCGGGCTGCCCCATCCCCGGGTGCCCGCCGGGGACGACCAGCTCAACGACGGTACGAAGCCCAACAAGGTCGGTGGGCGGTCCGGCGCGGCCACGATGTCCTCGACCGAGGCCGAACAGCGGGCCGTCGGCTCCCTCGTGGCCCCGGTGATGGGGGTGCCGGCGGACCAGGTGCCCCCAGTCGCGACGCTCCTCTTCGGCCCGATGGCGCGCGGAACGGCGGTGAGCGTCGCATGA
- a CDS encoding MlaE family ABC transporter permease yields MRLRDRPLRSLEELGSQLAFYGRSLAWTGRTLRRYKKEILRLLAEVSFGRGALAVIGGTVGVIAFLSFFTGTEVGLQGYTALNQLGTSNFVAFLSAYFNTREIAPLVAGLALSATVGAGFTAQLGAMRISEETDALEVMGVPSLPFLVTTRMIAGFVAVIPLYVVGLLSSYFAARTITTGYYGQSAGTYDHYFQQYLPPVDVLWSFGKVIVFAVVIILVHCYYGYYASGGPAGVGVAVGRAVRTSIVAINVLDFFLSLAIWGAVTTVRIAG; encoded by the coding sequence ATGCGGCTTCGCGACCGCCCGCTCCGCTCGCTCGAAGAGCTGGGCAGCCAACTGGCCTTCTACGGCCGATCCCTGGCCTGGACAGGCCGCACCCTGCGCCGCTACAAGAAGGAGATCCTTCGCCTGCTCGCCGAGGTGAGCTTCGGCCGTGGCGCCCTCGCCGTCATCGGCGGCACGGTCGGCGTGATCGCCTTCCTGTCCTTCTTCACCGGCACCGAGGTCGGACTGCAGGGCTACACCGCCCTCAACCAGTTGGGCACCTCCAACTTCGTGGCGTTCCTGTCGGCGTACTTCAACACCCGGGAGATCGCTCCCCTGGTGGCGGGCCTCGCCCTGTCCGCGACGGTCGGGGCCGGGTTCACCGCGCAGCTGGGCGCGATGCGGATCAGCGAGGAGACCGACGCGCTTGAAGTGATGGGCGTCCCCTCGCTGCCGTTCCTGGTGACCACCCGGATGATCGCCGGTTTCGTTGCGGTGATCCCGCTGTATGTGGTCGGCCTGCTGTCCTCGTACTTCGCCGCGCGCACCATCACCACCGGCTACTACGGGCAGTCCGCGGGCACCTACGACCACTACTTCCAGCAGTACCTGCCACCGGTGGACGTGCTCTGGTCCTTCGGCAAGGTGATCGTCTTCGCCGTCGTGATCATCCTGGTGCACTGCTACTACGGCTACTACGCGAGCGGCGGTCCGGCCGGGGTCGGTGTCGCGGTCGGCCGTGCGGTGCGTACCTCCATCGTCGCCATCAACGTCCTGGACTTCTTCCTCAGCCTCGCGATCTGGGGCGCCGTCACGACCGTACGAATAGCGGGGTAG